A section of the Chryseobacterium scophthalmum genome encodes:
- a CDS encoding CocE/NonD family hydrolase — MKNYFSMLLMFLFFVGTAQNTPPKDTYVKDNYTKQEFYIPMRDGTKLFTSVYIPKDISNKNKYPFLMQRTCYSIAPYGENEYKQRIGPNQFLMKDKYIFVYQDVRGRYMSEGIFTNMTPQVERKTKKDVDESTDTYDTVEYLVKNIKHNNGKVGQFGTSYPGFYTAVGTLAQHPALVASSPQAPISDFWNDDFMHNGRFMLGYFKTFPVFGVQKTKPENKAWYTDSMIKATSEDGLKFYRDMGTLKDGYEKYYKNNFFMTEIMNHPNFDEFWQKRNLLPHLKNINHAVMTVGGWFDAEDLSGPLNIYKTIEKTSPKAKNTIVMGPFSHGGWGREEGKHFHNQIYFGDSIATYYQKNVETKFFNHYLKGDSKKDAGLPEALMYDTGAKQWREFSTYPPKEAKKVNFYLANGTLKNTAQQGFSEYYSDPNNPVVSSDNLKDFNGFTPRNYMSEDQRFAVGRPDVLTFTTDILTEDMTFAGEILAKLNIASTSTDADFAVKLIDVYPEDFKPTEKKDGVIYGNYHQMVRSEIMPARFRNSREKGEALVADQKTAVNFRLQDVVHTFKKGHKIQIQISSTWFPLFAINPQKFLDNPNFATKEDYTKAFIKIFEDSAIEVEVLK; from the coding sequence ATGAAGAACTACTTTTCAATGTTGTTGATGTTTTTGTTTTTTGTGGGAACTGCTCAAAACACACCGCCAAAAGACACGTATGTAAAAGACAATTACACCAAACAGGAATTTTATATTCCGATGCGTGATGGTACAAAATTATTTACCTCGGTTTATATCCCGAAAGATATTTCGAATAAGAATAAATATCCTTTTTTGATGCAGAGAACCTGCTACAGCATTGCGCCATACGGTGAAAACGAATACAAACAGAGAATTGGTCCGAATCAGTTTTTAATGAAAGACAAATACATTTTTGTGTATCAAGATGTTCGCGGAAGATATATGAGTGAAGGCATCTTCACGAATATGACACCACAGGTTGAAAGAAAAACCAAGAAAGATGTTGACGAAAGTACAGATACCTACGACACTGTAGAATATCTGGTTAAAAACATCAAACACAACAACGGAAAAGTCGGTCAGTTCGGAACTTCATATCCCGGATTTTATACTGCGGTAGGAACTTTGGCGCAACATCCTGCTTTGGTGGCATCTTCTCCGCAAGCTCCGATCTCAGATTTCTGGAATGATGATTTTATGCACAATGGAAGATTTATGTTGGGGTATTTTAAAACATTTCCTGTTTTTGGAGTTCAGAAAACCAAACCTGAAAACAAAGCTTGGTACACCGATTCTATGATCAAAGCGACTTCTGAAGACGGTTTAAAATTCTACAGAGACATGGGAACTTTGAAGGACGGATATGAAAAATATTACAAAAATAATTTCTTCATGACCGAAATTATGAATCATCCCAATTTTGATGAATTTTGGCAGAAAAGAAATCTTTTACCCCATCTTAAAAACATCAATCATGCAGTAATGACCGTTGGTGGATGGTTTGATGCAGAAGACCTTTCAGGACCTTTAAATATTTACAAAACCATTGAAAAGACAAGCCCGAAAGCCAAAAATACTATCGTGATGGGACCATTTTCTCACGGAGGTTGGGGACGCGAAGAAGGAAAACATTTTCATAATCAAATTTATTTCGGTGACAGCATCGCAACGTATTATCAGAAAAATGTTGAAACTAAATTTTTCAATCATTATCTAAAAGGTGATTCTAAAAAAGATGCAGGATTGCCTGAAGCTTTAATGTACGATACTGGAGCAAAACAATGGCGAGAATTTTCAACGTATCCTCCAAAAGAAGCTAAAAAAGTGAACTTTTATTTAGCCAACGGAACTTTAAAAAACACTGCGCAACAGGGGTTTTCAGAATATTACAGCGACCCAAATAACCCAGTTGTAAGTTCTGATAATCTGAAAGACTTTAACGGATTTACGCCAAGAAATTATATGTCGGAAGATCAAAGATTCGCTGTCGGAAGACCCGATGTCTTGACTTTCACCACCGATATTTTAACAGAAGACATGACTTTCGCAGGAGAAATTTTAGCTAAATTAAATATCGCTTCAACTTCCACTGATGCCGATTTTGCAGTAAAATTAATCGATGTTTACCCTGAAGATTTTAAACCCACTGAAAAGAAAGACGGCGTAATCTACGGAAATTATCATCAAATGGTAAGAAGTGAAATTATGCCTGCAAGATTCAGAAACTCGAGAGAAAAAGGAGAAGCTTTGGTTGCTGATCAGAAAACTGCCGTGAATTTCAGATTGCAGGATGTGGTTCATACTTTTAAGAAAGGACATAAAATCCAGATACAAATCAGCTCGACATGGTTTCCGCTTTTTGCGATTAATCCACAAAAATTTTTAGACAATCCGAATTTCGCGACGAAAGAAGATTATACTAAAGCGTTTATAAAAATCTTTGAAGACTCGGCAATTGAGGTTGAGGTTTTAAAATAA
- a CDS encoding SH3 domain-containing protein — translation MSTLQDKYSSVVSAAQSAGVSNLQVQEQDGILYVSGNASNTAAKDAVWNALGAIDSTYSASDINIDVQVAGLAAGANLTVATEESNLNIRQEPSTEAAVVGKAAKGASVTLVEQTSDDWWKVKTADGQEGYAYSRYLKA, via the coding sequence ATGAGCACATTACAAGATAAATATTCAAGTGTAGTTTCTGCTGCTCAGTCTGCAGGAGTTTCAAACCTACAAGTTCAGGAGCAGGACGGAATTCTTTATGTTTCCGGAAATGCATCAAACACCGCTGCAAAAGACGCAGTTTGGAATGCTTTAGGAGCAATTGATTCTACGTATTCTGCTTCAGATATTAATATCGACGTGCAGGTTGCAGGTCTTGCTGCAGGTGCAAATCTTACGGTTGCTACTGAAGAATCTAATCTGAACATCAGACAAGAGCCTTCTACTGAAGCTGCAGTTGTAGGAAAAGCAGCTAAAGGAGCTTCTGTAACTTTGGTAGAGCAAACTTCAGACGATTGGTGGAAAGTAAAAACTGCCGATGGACAGGAAGGTTATGCTTATTCAAGATATTTGAAAGCTTAA
- a CDS encoding dicarboxylate/amino acid:cation symporter: MKGQNKLFIAIIVSLILGVAIGGLVHLQYPESAEPFSKNIKLLGTIFIRLVQMIIAPLVFTTLVVGIAKMSDIKMIGRVGSKAMLWFISASLVSLFIGLILVNWLEPGHVTKLPIQDAASAEELLKSSKGFSMEDFVKHVVPKSIFEAFATNEVLQIVVFSIMFGVALANLGDEYAQPVIKLFDVVAHAILKMVGYIMWFAPLGVLGAIAAVVATNGFEIFKVYAIYLRDFFFAIAVLWLVLLIVGYLILGNRLFDLLKRIKSPLLIAFSTTSSEAVFPKLVEELERFGCNNRVVSFILPLGYSFNLDGSMMYMTFASIFIAQIYGIEMSIGQQITMLLVLMLTSKGIAGVPRASLVIIVATCSMFGIPPEGIALILPIDHFCDMARSMTNVLGNALATSAVSKWEGQLENHGGDM, translated from the coding sequence ATGAAAGGACAAAACAAACTATTTATTGCCATCATTGTTTCACTTATTTTGGGTGTAGCAATTGGAGGCTTGGTTCATTTACAATATCCTGAAAGCGCAGAACCGTTTTCAAAAAATATAAAACTCCTCGGAACTATTTTCATCAGACTGGTTCAGATGATTATTGCACCTTTGGTTTTCACAACTTTGGTGGTGGGAATTGCCAAAATGAGCGATATTAAAATGATTGGTAGAGTAGGATCTAAAGCGATGCTTTGGTTTATTTCTGCATCTCTTGTTTCTCTTTTCATAGGTTTGATTCTGGTAAACTGGCTTGAACCGGGACATGTAACTAAACTTCCGATACAGGATGCAGCTTCTGCAGAAGAGCTTTTAAAATCAAGCAAAGGTTTTTCTATGGAGGATTTTGTAAAACACGTTGTTCCTAAAAGTATTTTTGAAGCTTTTGCAACAAACGAAGTACTTCAGATTGTTGTTTTCTCAATTATGTTTGGGGTAGCTTTAGCTAATTTGGGTGACGAATATGCGCAACCTGTTATTAAATTATTTGATGTAGTTGCTCATGCGATTCTTAAAATGGTGGGTTACATCATGTGGTTTGCACCACTTGGAGTTTTAGGGGCAATTGCGGCCGTTGTCGCAACGAATGGTTTTGAAATATTTAAAGTGTATGCCATTTATCTGAGAGACTTTTTCTTTGCGATTGCCGTTCTTTGGCTTGTTTTATTGATTGTAGGATATTTAATCTTAGGAAACCGTCTTTTTGATTTATTAAAAAGAATTAAATCACCTTTGCTGATTGCTTTTTCTACAACAAGTTCGGAAGCTGTTTTCCCTAAATTGGTTGAAGAATTAGAAAGATTTGGCTGTAACAATAGAGTGGTATCATTTATTTTACCTTTAGGATATTCGTTTAATTTGGATGGAAGTATGATGTACATGACGTTTGCATCGATCTTTATTGCTCAGATCTATGGAATTGAAATGTCTATCGGGCAACAAATAACAATGCTTTTGGTGTTGATGTTAACGTCAAAAGGGATTGCAGGAGTTCCGAGAGCATCTTTGGTAATTATCGTTGCCACATGTTCTATGTTTGGAATTCCACCGGAAGGAATTGCTTTAATTCTTCCTATTGACCATTTCTGCGATATGGCGAGAAGTATGACCAATGTTTTAGGAAATGCTTTAGCGACTTCTGCCGTTTCAAAATGGGAAGGTCAGCTCGAAAACCATGGCGGAGATATGTAG
- a CDS encoding lamin tail domain-containing protein, whose translation MRKTFTILGLVVLATISKAQVVINEIYTGGGSSVATSVYKYDFIELKNIGTTSVTLTNAYLQYASSTGSFTNSHVIPTVTLAPGQAYLVQEGNAGTKGVDLPVTPDLVGNLNLATIVGKVALTSDATAPTSPTGTNVLDFVGYGISANQFEGASYAPAPSNALSISRTSGDTNNNAADFATGTPSPQNSSGATLAVSDVKNVKSLFVKNTLVKNNEIVFGEKVNNVKIYGMSGQLIKAVVFLKTNNVDVADLPKGNYIVTGTVNNQPVSQKIMKD comes from the coding sequence ATGAGAAAAACTTTTACAATTTTAGGGCTGGTTGTCCTTGCTACGATTTCAAAAGCTCAAGTCGTAATCAATGAGATTTATACAGGAGGCGGATCGTCTGTAGCTACGTCGGTATATAAATATGATTTTATAGAGTTGAAAAATATCGGAACTACAAGTGTAACTCTTACCAATGCATATTTGCAATATGCAAGCAGCACAGGAAGCTTCACAAACAGTCATGTAATACCAACTGTTACTTTAGCTCCTGGACAAGCTTATTTGGTACAGGAAGGTAATGCGGGAACGAAAGGAGTAGATTTACCGGTAACACCAGACTTAGTGGGGAATTTAAATCTGGCAACTATAGTAGGAAAAGTGGCATTGACTTCGGATGCGACTGCGCCTACTTCTCCTACCGGTACAAATGTCTTAGATTTTGTAGGTTACGGAATTAGTGCTAATCAGTTTGAAGGAGCGAGTTATGCACCTGCACCATCTAATGCGCTGTCTATCTCAAGAACCTCAGGCGATACCAATAATAATGCAGCAGATTTTGCGACAGGAACTCCAAGTCCACAGAATTCTTCTGGTGCTACATTGGCTGTTTCTGATGTCAAAAATGTGAAATCATTATTTGTGAAGAATACTTTGGTTAAAAACAATGAGATTGTTTTTGGAGAAAAAGTAAATAATGTGAAAATCTATGGTATGTCTGGACAATTGATAAAAGCAGTTGTTTTCTTAAAGACAAATAATGTTGATGTTGCCGATTTACCAAAAGGAAATTACATTGTTACCGGAACAGTAAATAATCAGCCTGTTTCTCAGAAAATTATGAAGGATTAA
- a CDS encoding DUF6261 family protein, with amino-acid sequence MKISLQRVSTKDLATLTERTLTVSTSGKYPVLTNHPLMNELTTHYADYSEVYTKKTFSGKGKDVAAADHDRDVAFSVIKAFLNGYRQVISVPNYQDAEDLYQVFVHFGLDLDRMSYSSQTAQMKKLIEELELPANIQKIANLSLSVAFAEMKTKHEYFEDIFEEQTEANAGLRQMQSASSVRRSLEKTLRSYFNILTGMKEVPDWQDAYAEINELVKAAKNSAVARKKNNEEPE; translated from the coding sequence ATGAAAATTTCACTACAAAGAGTGAGCACCAAAGATTTGGCGACGCTCACAGAAAGAACACTCACTGTTTCGACTTCCGGAAAATATCCGGTTTTGACCAATCATCCTTTGATGAACGAGCTCACCACACATTATGCAGATTATTCTGAGGTGTATACCAAGAAAACTTTTAGCGGAAAAGGGAAGGATGTTGCAGCAGCAGACCATGACAGAGATGTTGCCTTCAGTGTTATAAAAGCTTTTCTCAATGGGTATCGACAAGTCATTTCGGTACCGAATTATCAGGATGCGGAAGATCTATATCAGGTCTTTGTACATTTTGGTTTAGACCTCGACCGAATGAGTTATTCTTCGCAAACGGCACAGATGAAAAAGCTGATCGAAGAACTTGAACTTCCTGCAAATATTCAGAAAATTGCGAATTTGTCTTTATCTGTTGCTTTTGCAGAGATGAAAACCAAGCATGAGTATTTTGAAGATATTTTCGAAGAACAGACAGAAGCTAATGCAGGACTTCGTCAGATGCAAAGCGCCTCATCAGTACGCCGAAGTTTAGAAAAAACGTTGAGATCTTATTTTAATATACTCACTGGTATGAAAGAAGTTCCCGATTGGCAAGATGCTTATGCGGAAATCAATGAGTTGGTAAAAGCTGCAAAGAATTCTGCTGTTGCGAGAAAGAAAAATAATGAAGAACCTGAATAA
- a CDS encoding phytanoyl-CoA dioxygenase family protein has product MNLQNHKNSIIENGFTVINNIFSEDEIEKISEVIQNIDTSKETFRKSGDLFAIRQFLKEVPDVKEFIFNDNVKEIIKEIFGEKYFAVKSIYFDKPEKSNWYVAYHQDLTISMDKKVELENFGPWTTKQNQFAVQPPLEILENIFTIRIHLDDTDENNGALKVVPKSHSKGIYRPETIDWNVETETICNVEKGGIMIMKPLLLHGSNRTTNGKKRRVIHIEFSDKELPEELNWSERMN; this is encoded by the coding sequence ATGAATTTACAAAATCATAAAAACTCAATTATAGAAAACGGCTTCACAGTCATCAACAACATTTTTTCAGAAGATGAAATTGAAAAAATAAGCGAAGTCATTCAAAATATTGATACTTCAAAAGAAACATTCAGAAAATCGGGAGACCTCTTTGCAATCAGACAATTTTTAAAGGAAGTTCCCGATGTGAAAGAGTTTATTTTTAATGATAATGTAAAAGAAATCATTAAAGAAATTTTTGGCGAAAAGTATTTTGCAGTAAAAAGCATTTATTTCGACAAACCTGAAAAATCAAACTGGTACGTTGCTTATCATCAGGATTTAACCATTTCAATGGATAAAAAAGTTGAACTGGAAAATTTCGGACCGTGGACAACCAAACAGAATCAGTTTGCAGTGCAACCACCTTTAGAAATTCTTGAAAATATCTTTACCATCAGAATCCATCTTGATGATACCGATGAAAATAACGGCGCTTTAAAAGTAGTTCCTAAATCTCATTCAAAAGGAATCTACAGACCCGAAACGATCGATTGGAATGTGGAAACAGAAACTATCTGCAATGTAGAAAAAGGTGGAATTATGATCATGAAACCTTTGCTTCTTCATGGTTCCAACAGAACAACAAACGGCAAGAAAAGAAGAGTCATTCACATTGAATTTTCAGATAAAGAGCTTCCTGAAGAATTAAATTGGTCTGAAAGAATGAATTAA
- a CDS encoding BON domain-containing protein: MKKTITMSALALAVSFGAISCKKKVSDAELQTQATTVVAASPTATIEVKEGVAHLGGTFATQAEKDAAIKSLKEIKGVKDVHDMATVESVPPPPPPVETASAVDPMVQQKVQDAVKDFPSVKVEVVNGELTLTGNVSSVQARKIKESVDALKVGKYNNNLVVK, translated from the coding sequence ATGAAAAAAACAATCACAATGTCTGCTCTAGCTTTGGCAGTATCATTTGGAGCTATTTCGTGTAAAAAGAAAGTTTCTGACGCTGAGCTTCAGACTCAGGCAACAACTGTTGTAGCAGCAAGTCCTACTGCAACTATTGAAGTAAAAGAAGGAGTTGCCCATCTTGGCGGAACCTTTGCCACTCAGGCTGAAAAAGACGCAGCTATAAAATCTCTGAAAGAAATAAAAGGAGTAAAAGATGTACATGATATGGCAACTGTAGAATCAGTTCCACCTCCACCACCGCCTGTAGAAACTGCTTCAGCTGTAGATCCTATGGTTCAGCAAAAAGTACAGGATGCTGTGAAAGATTTCCCTTCTGTAAAAGTAGAAGTTGTAAACGGAGAATTAACACTTACAGGAAACGTATCTTCTGTTCAGGCTAGAAAAATTAAAGAATCTGTGGATGCTTTAAAAGTTGGAAAATATAACAATAACTTAGTGGTAAAATAA
- a CDS encoding TonB-dependent receptor: MEKKFWLLLFVISNLLLNAQKLSIDGKVLNFEKKPIENVTVYLLKQKDSSIVNYTPTNSEGKFSLKTDEFSESTILKIDAEKYITYSKSFEVIKQSVSLGEIELEKNSVQNIEEVTISASPVKIKKDTIEFNASAIKVRPDSKIEELLKQIPGVEVSNDGKITVNGKEVDQIMINGKPFFDKDGKIALQNLPADIIKNIQFTTTKTKEEELSGKAPKSKNTTINFTIDEKKNKGLLSRLTVGYGSDERYEGSLLLSYFKKDTKISLLASSNNINSQGFSNDEVFDSMGHGRNSWLMQGGSVVSDGGNTYYTQGGNNTKGIQRSTTVGFNYSDKFDKKTDLESLSLMHIDNNLETRSRVSRTTLLPEFTLKTNTESHGENDSQQYSFAASARIKIDSLTNIYFSPNFSRTEGFNFSNSRSSTLKNDLLLNESESFTSSKTENNNFSPNLYFSRKFKKKGRVWSANINTTISESKRENTNNSQTIFYQTADPNDIRNQVSKTKNQTNRYRFTTAYSEPLSDSSNVTVSLTYENKLTRNLRDVNDFDLSNGQYSDYNDALSNTMSQKNSQFKPEISYELNKKKINFWASANLDITDMNVNSFFNSQRYNFQNNFALPGYSLNLQYQFSDNKSLSIYNSAEFSIPSAEQLTPFTDNMNPLVTYQGNPDLKNRWQNSAYIYYSNYNILKNMNYYMSLSFNYYNNDVTNYSYYDDSGKQFSTYVNISGNKYVNLGGGFSKTFKWKQNKLILNPRFNMNYGYNRSFINTQQFTSETYSINPGFNLTYELKEKFTIKPSYSLGYNFSEYSNYSVGNVKTSNQILKMELTNYIFKTKLVFGNDFEYNTTSNIAPGFKRDFYFWNTSLGYSFFNKQLTAKVKVYDVLNQNQSVRRTITNTYFEDREDLILKRYVMFSLTMKLNKFAGKKAEVK, translated from the coding sequence ATGGAGAAAAAATTTTGGTTACTGCTCTTTGTAATCAGCAATTTGTTATTAAATGCGCAAAAATTAAGCATAGACGGAAAAGTTTTAAACTTTGAAAAAAAACCAATTGAAAATGTCACCGTTTATTTATTAAAACAAAAAGATTCCTCCATTGTCAATTATACACCAACCAACAGCGAAGGAAAATTCTCTCTAAAAACTGATGAGTTCTCAGAATCAACTATTCTAAAAATTGATGCTGAAAAATATATAACATACTCAAAAAGTTTTGAAGTTATTAAACAATCGGTTTCGCTTGGAGAGATAGAGCTTGAGAAAAACTCTGTTCAAAATATTGAAGAAGTTACAATTTCAGCTTCGCCTGTTAAAATTAAAAAAGATACGATCGAGTTTAATGCTTCGGCGATAAAAGTAAGACCAGACAGTAAAATTGAAGAACTTTTAAAACAAATTCCAGGTGTTGAAGTAAGCAACGACGGAAAAATTACCGTTAACGGGAAAGAAGTCGATCAAATCATGATCAACGGAAAACCATTTTTTGACAAAGATGGGAAAATAGCATTACAAAACCTTCCGGCAGATATTATTAAAAACATTCAGTTTACCACTACAAAAACCAAAGAAGAAGAATTGAGTGGCAAAGCTCCGAAATCGAAGAATACCACCATCAATTTTACTATAGACGAAAAGAAAAACAAAGGTTTACTATCGCGTTTAACCGTTGGTTACGGCTCTGATGAACGGTATGAAGGCAGCTTACTTTTAAGTTATTTTAAAAAAGATACCAAAATCAGTCTTTTGGCTTCGTCAAACAATATCAATTCTCAGGGATTTTCTAATGATGAGGTTTTCGACAGCATGGGACACGGAAGAAATTCATGGCTTATGCAGGGCGGATCTGTAGTTAGTGACGGTGGAAATACCTATTACACACAAGGCGGAAACAATACCAAAGGAATTCAGCGCAGTACGACTGTAGGATTTAATTACAGTGATAAATTCGACAAAAAAACAGATTTGGAATCTTTGAGTCTCATGCACATCGATAATAATCTCGAAACAAGATCAAGAGTTTCCAGAACCACTTTATTGCCGGAATTTACTTTAAAAACCAACACAGAAAGCCACGGAGAAAATGATAGTCAACAGTATAGTTTTGCTGCTTCAGCAAGAATAAAAATAGATTCTCTTACCAATATTTATTTTTCACCTAACTTTTCACGAACAGAAGGTTTTAATTTCAGCAATTCAAGATCATCTACTCTAAAAAATGATTTACTTTTGAATGAAAGCGAATCTTTTACAAGTTCTAAAACTGAAAACAATAATTTCTCGCCCAATCTTTATTTTTCAAGGAAATTTAAAAAGAAAGGCCGTGTTTGGTCAGCCAATATCAACACTACGATCTCAGAATCTAAGAGGGAAAACACCAATAATTCCCAAACTATTTTCTACCAAACCGCAGATCCAAATGATATAAGAAATCAGGTTTCCAAGACAAAAAATCAAACCAACAGATACCGTTTTACAACAGCCTATTCTGAACCTTTATCCGATTCATCAAATGTAACTGTGAGCTTAACTTACGAAAATAAATTAACCAGAAATTTAAGAGATGTTAATGATTTTGATTTGAGTAACGGACAATATTCTGACTATAATGATGCTTTATCAAATACGATGAGCCAAAAAAACAGCCAATTTAAACCTGAAATATCTTATGAACTCAATAAAAAGAAAATCAATTTTTGGGCATCGGCCAATTTGGATATTACAGATATGAATGTGAATTCGTTTTTCAACAGTCAGCGATACAATTTTCAAAACAACTTTGCTTTACCCGGCTATAGTTTAAATCTTCAATATCAGTTTTCAGACAATAAAAGTCTGAGTATTTACAATAGCGCAGAGTTTTCAATTCCTTCTGCAGAACAGCTCACTCCGTTTACAGACAATATGAATCCTTTGGTTACTTATCAGGGAAATCCAGATTTGAAAAACAGGTGGCAAAACTCAGCCTATATTTACTACAGCAATTATAATATCTTGAAAAACATGAATTATTATATGAGCCTAAGTTTCAACTATTATAATAATGATGTGACCAACTATTCTTACTATGACGATTCTGGAAAGCAGTTTTCTACCTACGTCAATATAAGTGGAAACAAATATGTAAACCTTGGTGGTGGCTTTTCTAAAACATTCAAATGGAAGCAGAATAAACTTATTTTAAACCCTAGATTTAATATGAATTATGGCTACAACAGAAGTTTTATCAACACACAGCAGTTTACCAGTGAAACATACAGCATCAACCCTGGTTTTAATCTGACGTATGAATTGAAAGAAAAATTCACCATCAAACCATCTTATTCTTTGGGCTATAATTTCTCAGAATACAGCAATTACAGTGTTGGAAATGTGAAAACAAGCAATCAGATCCTTAAAATGGAATTGACCAATTATATTTTTAAAACTAAACTTGTCTTCGGAAATGATTTTGAATACAATACCACTTCAAACATTGCTCCCGGCTTCAAAAGAGATTTCTACTTCTGGAATACAAGTTTGGGATATTCATTTTTCAACAAACAGTTGACCGCAAAAGTGAAAGTGTATGATGTTCTTAATCAAAACCAAAGTGTAAGACGTACCATTACCAACACATACTTTGAAGACAGAGAAGATCTGATCCTAAAACGTTATGTCATGTTTTCTTTAACCATGAAACTCAACAAATTTGCAGGAAAGAAAGCTGAAGTGAAATAA